One window of Leptospira yasudae genomic DNA carries:
- a CDS encoding mucoidy inhibitor MuiA family protein, whose protein sequence is MSIGFFFLAGVFAISETSAREVELKVQDVTLYESSAGVLRSGRINLEPGVNELIIRNLPVQLQDESLVASVDAAGASVVGSSTWIETGAIIHNEEALELQKKIRALEKEIEGYEGKDSNLKNLRRILTDTRLKLTEMISKNLFYKKNEADSKRWFQSLAGNRQAIQAALGSNQEVSRSIKDLRKKLSELRDKLGVILSLSEKSSRITKVLVSFNGTEKKEVKLNLTYQTGGVSWKPFYSVRMEGREKIELEYLAEINQESGEDWNNINLLLSTSSPDVSGRRPRLSSQKLYDQKKQTNKDNLITFQSQSTGGEANVAPEAEAPEASTEPTTGKSEESGSGFLFRYAKPVTLLSRKESKKLSLASFTTDATFGALYVPALKRYPLIRGSFKNLSEFPILPGEAAVFRQAGMVGTSNFGYISPGEKAEISFGSENEVRAIYRKESNQTKEGILSGTKVIEKLIRVELENFAKESRTISFQESIPVSGVESVKISIDSNTTPGYTEVRKDSGILEWKLDLRPNQKQEIRLKYKVSFPSEYDLNL, encoded by the coding sequence TTGTCCATCGGGTTCTTTTTTTTGGCGGGAGTTTTCGCGATTTCCGAAACGAGCGCAAGGGAAGTCGAACTCAAGGTTCAAGACGTGACCTTATACGAATCTTCCGCCGGAGTTTTGAGAAGCGGAAGAATCAATTTGGAACCGGGTGTGAACGAACTCATCATCCGAAATCTTCCGGTTCAGCTTCAGGACGAATCTCTGGTCGCTTCCGTGGACGCAGCCGGAGCTTCGGTGGTCGGTTCCAGCACTTGGATCGAAACCGGAGCGATCATTCACAACGAAGAAGCTTTGGAACTTCAAAAGAAAATCCGAGCCTTGGAAAAGGAGATCGAAGGATACGAAGGCAAAGATTCCAATCTTAAAAATTTAAGAAGAATTCTAACTGACACGAGATTGAAACTGACGGAGATGATCTCGAAAAATCTGTTCTACAAAAAGAACGAGGCCGATTCCAAACGATGGTTTCAAAGTCTTGCCGGAAATCGACAAGCGATACAGGCAGCGCTCGGTTCCAATCAGGAAGTCAGCCGTTCGATCAAGGATCTTCGGAAAAAACTTTCGGAATTACGGGACAAGTTGGGAGTGATTCTTTCCTTATCCGAAAAATCTTCGCGGATTACGAAGGTTCTCGTAAGTTTTAACGGAACGGAAAAGAAAGAAGTCAAGTTGAACCTGACGTATCAAACCGGAGGAGTTTCTTGGAAACCGTTCTATTCGGTCCGCATGGAAGGAAGAGAAAAGATCGAACTGGAATATCTCGCCGAGATCAATCAGGAAAGCGGAGAGGACTGGAATAATATTAATCTTTTATTATCTACTTCCAGTCCGGACGTGAGCGGTAGAAGACCCCGTCTTTCCAGTCAGAAGTTATACGATCAAAAGAAACAAACGAACAAGGATAATTTGATTACTTTCCAAAGTCAGAGTACCGGCGGCGAGGCCAATGTGGCCCCTGAAGCGGAAGCTCCCGAGGCGAGCACGGAACCGACGACCGGAAAAAGCGAGGAATCGGGAAGCGGTTTCTTATTCCGTTATGCGAAACCGGTTACGCTCCTTTCCCGAAAAGAATCCAAAAAATTGTCCTTGGCTTCGTTTACGACCGATGCGACGTTCGGTGCCTTGTATGTCCCCGCGTTAAAACGTTATCCGCTCATTCGGGGAAGTTTTAAAAATCTTTCGGAGTTTCCGATTCTTCCCGGAGAAGCGGCCGTATTCCGTCAGGCGGGAATGGTGGGGACTTCGAATTTCGGTTATATCAGTCCCGGTGAAAAGGCCGAAATTTCTTTCGGTTCGGAAAACGAAGTCCGCGCGATCTATCGAAAAGAATCCAATCAGACCAAGGAAGGAATTCTTTCGGGAACGAAGGTGATCGAAAAGTTGATCCGAGTCGAACTCGAAAACTTCGCGAAAGAATCCAGAACGATTTCGTTTCAGGAATCGATTCCGGTTTCCGGCGTGGAAAGCGTAAAGATCTCCATCGATTCGAATACGACACCCGGTTATACCGAAGTCAGAAAGGATTCCGGAATCTTAGAATGGAAACTCGATTTGAGACCGAATCAGAAACAGGAAATCCGTTTGAAGTATAAGGTCAGCTTCCCTTCGGAATACGATCTGAACCTGTGA
- a CDS encoding vWA domain-containing protein translates to MRTFFKSVLILFFVFLCTGTEISSENQERSKLFIIDASGSMNEYLGIYQKIHLAKKHVSRYVSVLPSETEVGFMAYGNRVPGCSSSRLYHPLEAGSHDAFKNRLFGLTPSGATPLAESIRIAGSLISQRKKDTEIILVTDGVESCYGDPKKELQALKQKGIPFKFHILGLGLKPNEEHQMKILTEEGDGKYFGIEDDSSFYSALDSLRNQNVSAPAGHQTDPVPESNEDRIVWFEKIHRNQESDSKTTYTIDFGFKTQANPSNCVVFNLKQKTDSSNRNLGPKRIVAPESLLLSKSACFDLPQGKGIITIEIPKQTFLTGVLELWDMTGVPSPLGISKEEELR, encoded by the coding sequence ATGCGAACTTTTTTCAAATCAGTACTTATTTTATTTTTTGTATTCTTATGTACGGGAACGGAGATCTCTTCGGAAAACCAAGAGCGTTCGAAATTATTCATCATCGACGCATCCGGATCGATGAACGAATATCTCGGAATCTATCAAAAAATCCATCTCGCCAAAAAACACGTTAGTCGCTATGTGTCGGTGCTTCCGAGCGAAACCGAGGTCGGTTTTATGGCGTATGGGAATCGAGTTCCGGGCTGTTCCTCTTCGAGGTTGTATCATCCTTTAGAGGCGGGAAGCCACGACGCTTTTAAGAATCGCCTCTTCGGTTTAACGCCTTCGGGCGCGACTCCTCTTGCGGAATCGATTCGAATCGCTGGAAGCCTGATCTCTCAGAGAAAAAAAGACACGGAAATCATCTTGGTAACGGACGGAGTCGAAAGTTGTTACGGCGATCCGAAAAAAGAACTTCAAGCTTTAAAACAAAAAGGAATTCCGTTTAAATTTCATATTCTCGGTCTTGGATTAAAACCGAACGAAGAACATCAGATGAAAATTCTAACCGAAGAAGGCGACGGTAAATATTTCGGAATCGAAGACGATTCTTCTTTTTATTCCGCTTTGGATTCTTTAAGAAATCAAAACGTTTCCGCGCCGGCAGGACATCAAACCGATCCGGTTCCGGAATCGAACGAGGACCGGATCGTATGGTTCGAAAAAATTCATAGAAATCAGGAATCGGATTCAAAAACGACGTATACGATCGACTTCGGTTTTAAAACGCAAGCCAATCCTTCGAACTGCGTGGTATTCAACCTAAAACAAAAAACCGATTCTTCCAATCGGAACCTAGGTCCGAAACGAATCGTGGCCCCGGAGAGTTTACTTTTAAGCAAAAGCGCGTGTTTCGATCTCCCTCAAGGAAAAGGAATCATCACGATCGAAATTCCAAAGCAGACTTTCTTAACAGGAGTTTTGGAACTATGGGATATGACTGGAGTTCCCTCTCCTCTTGGAATCTCCAAAGAAGAGGAACTCCGCTAA
- a CDS encoding DUF4139 domain-containing protein — MRRHPFRSLRIEKKLFPILILTLIVLTTPPARGQDEAEDGDPAAGERLAATTVDKPDPSKIQSVVLYSSFAYVTRNLRAKIKAGSSEIYLGEIPEMVSERTISVRFPDSSKKIKIRGIRGKIRVERRARTKEIASLLKRQEILNDQIELLSSEIQELIEEEKTIVKISPVVKKDPAPQEEIADPEFLSGFQKQYQEHLNQLSAVRQKKLETLDQVREEGLVVDARLDHLGRLEAKQKKEIYLETETSEDAEALIEYKYLIPGASWFPRYSLQLTDESRSGDLSWFALVRNDTGEDWDKVKLFFTASNPDLDIDLPVVREWRIQTQASIDETKQQAYNEIEETAAYDRADAAPSAGAVAREKKEEAKKKSKRAPSKADGYVQSNERAKNAPAPMEQSRQIIQQNYSNRANSLRTEDNLNQLKTDLANQQYNFNNGQYDQANYYGQEALKKFSKLSDFSRKELNSIETYTEDLLRKGSLILSSQKVPGGLIPPSPLEGFDYQYASGISETIPSDRSLNKVFLKKKSLSLTPGYSSSPLAGSGAYLTVEASNSEGEPLLAGPMEVFSGNTLLGNTIVSVSKPGEAIRMELGQDRDILVNRRETSFEQKEGVISSRTKIKYKVSIEIKNRKKRNAALTLIDRVPYTVDDSVEIKFDFGKDVPVKNEEGILTYKMELPAGGKKTIEFEYSVSHPAENRLIRTPGSGGY, encoded by the coding sequence ATGCGAAGACATCCCTTTCGATCGTTGCGGATCGAAAAAAAGTTATTTCCGATTTTAATTCTTACCTTAATCGTTCTGACGACGCCACCCGCGCGCGGTCAGGATGAAGCCGAAGACGGCGATCCCGCAGCGGGGGAAAGACTTGCGGCGACAACCGTCGATAAACCCGATCCTTCCAAAATTCAATCCGTCGTTCTGTATTCCAGCTTTGCGTATGTTACGAGAAATCTTCGCGCCAAAATCAAAGCCGGAAGTTCCGAAATTTATCTCGGAGAAATTCCCGAGATGGTTTCCGAAAGAACGATCTCGGTTCGTTTTCCGGATTCTTCCAAGAAGATTAAGATCCGCGGAATTCGCGGAAAGATTCGAGTGGAACGAAGAGCGAGAACGAAGGAAATCGCATCTTTGTTAAAACGACAAGAAATCCTGAACGATCAGATCGAACTTTTGAGTTCGGAAATTCAGGAATTGATCGAGGAAGAAAAGACGATCGTAAAAATTTCTCCGGTCGTAAAAAAGGATCCCGCGCCTCAGGAAGAAATCGCAGATCCTGAATTCTTATCCGGCTTTCAAAAACAATATCAAGAACATCTAAACCAGTTGTCCGCAGTCCGCCAAAAAAAATTGGAAACCTTGGATCAAGTCCGCGAAGAAGGGTTGGTCGTGGACGCACGTTTGGACCATCTTGGAAGATTGGAAGCGAAACAAAAAAAAGAAATCTATCTCGAGACCGAAACTTCCGAAGATGCCGAAGCCTTGATCGAATATAAATATTTGATACCCGGCGCGAGTTGGTTTCCGCGTTATTCGTTGCAGCTTACGGACGAATCGAGAAGCGGCGATCTAAGTTGGTTCGCTCTGGTTCGCAACGATACGGGCGAAGATTGGGATAAGGTGAAACTTTTCTTTACCGCTTCCAATCCGGACTTGGATATCGATCTTCCGGTTGTTCGCGAATGGAGAATTCAAACGCAAGCTTCCATCGATGAAACGAAGCAGCAGGCTTATAACGAGATTGAGGAAACGGCCGCCTATGATCGTGCGGATGCCGCACCGAGTGCAGGAGCCGTAGCCCGCGAAAAGAAGGAAGAAGCCAAGAAAAAAAGCAAACGCGCTCCTTCCAAAGCCGACGGCTATGTGCAAAGCAACGAGCGGGCAAAAAACGCACCGGCTCCGATGGAACAATCGCGTCAGATCATTCAACAGAATTATTCCAACCGCGCGAATTCTCTCCGCACCGAAGACAATCTCAATCAGTTGAAAACCGATTTAGCGAATCAGCAATACAACTTCAACAACGGTCAATACGATCAGGCGAATTATTACGGACAAGAAGCCCTCAAGAAGTTTTCGAAACTTTCGGACTTCTCCCGGAAGGAATTAAATTCGATCGAAACGTACACGGAAGACCTGCTGCGCAAAGGAAGTTTGATTCTTTCTTCGCAAAAAGTTCCCGGCGGTTTGATCCCTCCTTCTCCTTTGGAAGGTTTTGATTATCAATACGCATCCGGAATTTCGGAAACGATTCCATCCGATCGTTCCCTCAATAAGGTTTTTCTAAAGAAGAAGTCTCTTTCTTTGACGCCCGGTTATTCCTCTTCTCCGTTGGCCGGATCGGGAGCCTATCTTACCGTCGAGGCTTCGAACTCGGAAGGAGAACCTTTGCTTGCGGGACCGATGGAAGTTTTTTCGGGAAATACTCTTTTAGGAAACACGATCGTGAGCGTGAGTAAACCGGGCGAAGCGATCCGTATGGAACTCGGTCAAGATCGCGATATTCTCGTCAATAGAAGGGAAACTTCTTTCGAACAAAAAGAAGGCGTGATCTCATCGCGGACGAAAATCAAATACAAGGTCAGTATAGAAATTAAGAACCGTAAAAAAAGAAACGCCGCCCTTACGTTGATCGATCGTGTTCCATATACGGTGGATGACAGCGTCGAAATCAAATTCGACTTCGGCAAAGACGTTCCCGTTAAGAACGAGGAAGGAATTCTTACCTACAAAATGGAACTTCCCGCCGGCGGAAAGAAAACGATCGAGTTCGAATATTCGGTCAGTCACCCCGCCGAAAATCGTCTGATCCGCACCCCGGGTTCGGGAGGATATTAA